Sequence from the Fragaria vesca subsp. vesca linkage group LG4, FraVesHawaii_1.0, whole genome shotgun sequence genome:
ATTGTTTGTTTGTTTTTTATTGTGTAGGTTTCTTCCCTTTAGCCTTGTGTTTTTGTGATTCAGAGACTGAAGAAAACTGGTTGTTTTTCTTCAAGCACTTGAAGGCTTTGTTGGAACCGCAAGGAAGGATTATCACATTCATTAGTAGTCGTGGTGTTGGTTTGTTGAAGGCATTTGATCTCATTTTTCCTGGTAATCCTCATCTTTACTGTTATCATCATTTGCAATACAACCTGAGTCGAATGTATAAGAACAAAGGAGGGGAAATTGTTGTTGCTGATGTGTTACAAAAATTCTTTAAAGTGGCTCATGCTTCGACTGAGAAGTCTTTCTACTTTCATTTAAAAAATTTGAGAGATGAAGGTGGTGCTACTATTATTGATGAATTCATCATGGAGATTCCATTGGAACATTGGTGCCGTGCTTTCTTTAAAGGTTGTCGGTATGGGATTATGGCAAATGGTATTGCTGAATCCTTTAATAACTGGATTGTTGCTGAGTGTTCACTGCCCCCTTTCCCTATGTTAGATCAAACAAGAATGAAAGAAATGAAGATGATGTCAGAAAGGAGTGTTGAGTCGAAATCTTGGACTACCAAGCTTACTCCTAAAATGGAGAAGAGGCTGAAAGAGCAGCTTGATAGGTCTCGTGTGTTCAGGGTGATTGCTTCCCATGAAAATGTTTATGAGGTTAGGAATGATAAGTACTCCTATTCAGTGGACCTCTCTACTCGTACATGATTGTTCATGTGTGAAGTGGCAGATTAATTGCTTCCCATGCGCTCATGCACTTGCTGCTATACAAGGTGCAAGACTTGATGTGTATGATTTCATTGATCCTTATTTTACTGCTGAATACTATAGGATGTGTTATAGCTT
This genomic interval carries:
- the LOC101310601 gene encoding uncharacterized protein LOC101310601 encodes the protein MEVSTTRDDSTVMINNNALEGWFREAVLETNPGSSVVLEVDESTERFKRVFVAYAGQIQGFKFSLPVLYVDGAFGKSKYKGQILAATGRNGNKAFGDTVLQHLKALLEPQGRIITFISSRGVGLLKAFDLIFPGNPHLYCYHHLQYNLSRMYKNKGGEIVVADVLQKFFKVAHASTEKSFYFHLKNLRDEGGATIIDEFIMEIPLEHWCRAFFKGCRYGIMANGIAESFNNWIVAECSLPPFPMLDQTRMKEMKMMSERSVESKSWTTKLTPKMEKRLKEQLDRSRVFRVIASHENVYEINCFPCAHALAAIQGARLDVYDFIDPYFTAEYYRMCYSFPIAPLSNVDASCSSTEEFILPPVTKRPAGRPKSKRIASAGEKS